In the Setaria italica strain Yugu1 chromosome VI, Setaria_italica_v2.0, whole genome shotgun sequence genome, one interval contains:
- the LOC111257644 gene encoding uncharacterized protein LOC111257644, which translates to MVWPRAKMASCSAPAYFPPELIPEVARWLTSLQDFFALRASCRAYRAALPLTPSNLASQAPLLLVYPDRDQATESSALYHLPLRRLLRFRLPRARQDSSSSFFSLGCRVVICDYMRDLNRRELRMVHLLTGEQTRLPSPAAAYPAFILSGDLIVNWGYFGDTIQSYRLGAADWSVASIREHYKYKCSCQCFKKNNKYKLDGMVCVNGTIYVLVSNSLLDSPVYHLAVVELSDDRNSAGLVVLGELHPGTLELPVDTELYVYLAECRGELILIVIMEDNPRVYRVFEWKSGEGEWVRITSLGGCALFFASEYFVGCLGPDHPGIRKDCIYVNEEGLWSEYSSVDGSFRQSDAVYPEGKLQETFTESSSVWVFPSMC; encoded by the coding sequence ATGGTTTGGCCGCGAGCGAAAATGGCGAGCTGCTCTGCTCCGGCCTACTTCCCGCCGGAGCTGATCCCCGAGGTCGCGAGGTGGCTTACGAGCCTCCAGGATTTCTTCGCCCTGCGCGCCAGCTGCCGCGCATaccgcgccgccctcccgctGACGCCGTCCAACCTAGCCTCCCaggcgccgctcctcctcgtctACCCCGATCGGGACCAGGCCACCGAATCGTCCGCCCTGTACCACCTccccctgcgccgcctcctccgcttccGCCTCCCTCGTGCGCGCcaagacagcagcagcagcttcttctccctcggCTGCCGCGTGGTCATCTGCGACTACATGAGGGATCTCAACCGTCGCGAGCTCCGCATGGTCCACCTCCTTACTGGCGAGCAAACCCGCCTCCCCAGCCCCGCGGCCGCCTACCCCGCCTTCATCCTCTCTGGCGACCTCATTGTCAACTGGGGCTACTTTGGTGACACCATTCAGTCCTACCGCCTTGGCGCCGCTGATTGGAGCGTGGCGTCAATCCGGGAACACTACAAGTACAAGTGCTCCTgccaatgtttcaaaaaaaataacaagtACAAGCTTGATGGTATGGTATGTGTTAATGGCACCATCTACGTGCTGGTTTCAAATTCCTTGTTGGACAGCCCAGTTTACCATCTTGCTGTAGTCGAGCTATCAGACGACAGGAACTCGGCAGGATTGGTGGTCCTCGGCGAATTACATCCAGGGACTCTGGAGCTGCCTGTTGATACAGAGTTGTACGTGTACCTTGCAGAGTGCCGCGGTGAGCTGATACTCATTGTCATCATGGAAGATAATCCGAGGGTGTACCGTGTTTTCGAGTGGAAGTCTGGGGAGGGTGAGTGGGTGAGGATTACTAGCCTTGGTGGATGCGCGCTGTTTTTTGCGTCCGAATATTTTGTGGGCTGCCTTGGACCTGATCACCCAGGGATTCGAAAGGACTGCATATACGTCAACGAGGAGGGCCTATGGAGCGAGTATTCTTCAGTGGATGGATCTTTTCGTCAATCTGATGCTGTCTACCCTGAAGGGAAATTACAGGAGACTTTCACGGAATCATCATCAGTTTGGGTATTTCCGAGCATGTGTTGA
- the LOC101777085 gene encoding uncharacterized protein LOC101777085 yields the protein MAPADRRRSRSPPSNRRRSSSPPATATSPYFPPELIPEVAKRLTSLQDFFALRAACRAYRAALPLTASNLASQAPLLLLVPHRISKPAALFHISHRRLLRFRLPRTRPDNRSGFFPLGCRVAISDSSRDSSCRELRIVHLLTGEQTRLPRPKDAFSRILLSGDLVVTWRFLGRTVQYCRHEAAGWRVASISEPYLLEGMASVRGTLYAVVTPGSPLRIPVYRLARVELSDHRNLAELVFIGGALDARILHLPDETELYLYPAECRGELIIVIAVEFDPRVYHVFQWKSGEAKWVRITSLGGCTLFFANRNFAGCLGPDHPGIRKDCMYFNDEGLWREYSLVDGSFPLSDVVYPGETLDKDFTPAGWIFPSMC from the coding sequence ATGGCGCCGgccgaccgccgccggagccgctcTCCTCCGTCCAACCGCCGGCGGAGCAGCTCCCCtccggccaccgccacctccccctACTTTCCCCCGGAGCTGATCCCCGAGGTCGCCAAGCGACTGACGAGCCTCCAGGATTTCTTCGCCCTCCGTGCCGCCTGCCGAGCCTaccgcgccgccctcccgctGACCGCGTCCAACCTCGCCTCCCaggcgccgctcctcctcctcgttcccCACCGGATCTCCAAACCAGCTGCCCTATTCCACATCTCccatcgccgcctcctccgcttccGCCTCCCTCGTACGCGCCCAGACAACCGCAGCGGCTTCTTCCCCCTCGGCTGCCGCGTCGCCATCTCCGACAGCTCGAGGGATTCCAGCTGTCGGGAGCTCCGCATCGTCCACCTCCTCACCGGAGAGCAAACCCGCCTCCCCAGACCCAAGGACGCCTTCTCCCGCATCCTCCTCTCCGGGGACCTCGTTGTCACCTGGAGATTCTTAGGCCGCACGGTTCAGTACTGCCGCCACGAGGCCGCTGGCTGGCGTGTGGCGTCAATCAGCGAGCCCTATCTCCTTGAGGGGATGGCCAGTGTAAGGGGCACCCTCTACGCGGTGGTTACCCCAGGTTCCCCGTTAAGAATCCCAGTTTACCGTCTTGCTCGTGTTGAGCTATCGGATCACAGGAATTTGGCGGAATTGGTGTTTATCGGAGGAGCATTGGATGCACGGATTCTGCATCTGCCTGATGAAACAGAGTTGTACTTGTACCCTGCAGAGTGCCGCGGTGAGCTGATAATAGTTATTGCCGTGGAATTTGATCCAAGGGTGTACCATGTTTTCCAGTGGAAGTCTGGGGAGGCTAAGTGGGTGAGGATTACTAGCCTTGGTGGCTGCACGCTGTTTTTTGCAAATCGTAATTTTGCGGGGTGCCTTGGACCTGATCATCCAGGGATTCGAAAGGACTGCATGTACTTTAACGATGAAGGTTTATGGCGTGAGTATTCTTTGGTTGATGGATCTTTTCCTCTATCTGATGTGGTCTACCCTGGAGAGACATTAGATAAGGATTTCACGCCAGCTGGTTGGATATTTCCgagcatgtgttga